Within the Salinibacterium sp. TMP30 genome, the region ATTCTCCAGGTTGTGTTGCAGGTCTTGCTCGGTATTACGAGCTTGTTGCTCACACTTCTTATCTTGCTTCACCGTGGTCGCGGTGGAGGCCTCTCCGATATGTTCGGTGGGGGAGTAACGTCCAACCTCGGTGCATCGGGTGTTGCTGAACGCAACTTGAACCGCATCACGGTGATCCTCGGAGTCGTGTGGATCAGCTGCATCGTTGTTCTTGGACTCATCACCAAGTTTGACGGCGCGTAAATAACCTCCAGCCTCACGAGACAAGGGAACATAGTGGCATCAGGCGGTAGTGCAATTCGCGGATCGCGCGTTGGCGCGGGTCCCATGGGCGAACAAGATCGTGGCTTTCATGCCGAGCGCATTCAGGTTTCCTACTGGGATGCGTTGGGCAATGAGACGGTGCGTTTCTTTGCGGCCAACCTTCCCGACGAGGAGATCCCCGAGACGATAGATTGCCCGTCGTCCGGGCTTCCTGCTGGCCGCGATAAGGAGAACCCTCCTTCGGTGGCAAAGCTCGAGCCATACAAGACTCATCTTGCCTATGTAAAAGAGCGCCGTAGTGACGACGAGGCAGCTGAATTGCTTGAAGAAGCACTCGTGCAGCTGCGCACTCGTCGAGGAACAGCTGGTTCCTAACGGATTGCGCTTGTTGTAAAAAACTTCGAGTGAGTGGCCCCAACCGAATCGGTTGCGGCCACTCACTGAGTTAACGCGTGGCTAGTGTTCGTCGGTCGAGTCTGCGCTCGTCCAGAACTCTCCTGGATCGATCAGGGAGTCGGGAACCTGTGCCGCGGCATCCGAGTCCACAAAGAACAGAGTCTTACGGCGCCCCTCAAGCCCTGCGGCCGGCACCTCGTTGTAGCTGGCTCCGGCTAACGTCAGGCCCAGAGCCGATGCCTTGTCGCTACCGGCAACCACAGCCCAGATGCGCACTGATGAGTTGAGCACCGGCAGGGTCAAGCTGAGTCGCTCGATCGGTGGCTTGGGGGAGTTGCGAACTGCGATGACCGTGCGTTCCGTCTCCCGAATTCCTTCGCGTTCGGGGAAGAGGGACGCGATATGTCCGTCGGGCCCGACACCGAGAAAAACGATGTCGAAATTGGGGTACTTGCCAGAACGTGCGGCGTGGCTCAACAACTCTTGCGTGTAGGACTCTGCCGCGTCATCCAGGCTAACCCCGGCATCTGATGAGGCAAAGGGATGGACTCGTGCGGGGTCTACTGCCACGTGGTCAAGCAATGCCTCTCGTGCTTGCACATCGTTGCGCTCAGCGTCGCCCGCAGGCAACCACCGCTCGTCGCCCCACCAGAAGTTGACCCGCGACCAGTCGACCGCGTCACGCTTGGGGGAACCGTTGATCGCTTCAAGGACTGCTTGGCCCATTGTCCCACCGGTGAGCACCACAGTCGCTTCATCGAACTCTGAGATGATGTGTGGAACCTTCGAGAGAAACCGCTTTGCTACGGCCTTGGCCAGCTCTGGCTTGGTCGAATGGACTATCGCTCGTCGCTCGTTGCTCACTTAATTTTCGCTTTCGTTGAGGCACCATCGT harbors:
- the secG gene encoding preprotein translocase subunit SecG — translated: MEILQVVLQVLLGITSLLLTLLILLHRGRGGGLSDMFGGGVTSNLGASGVAERNLNRITVILGVVWISCIVVLGLITKFDGA
- a CDS encoding RNA polymerase-binding protein RbpA, translating into MASGGSAIRGSRVGAGPMGEQDRGFHAERIQVSYWDALGNETVRFFAANLPDEEIPETIDCPSSGLPAGRDKENPPSVAKLEPYKTHLAYVKERRSDDEAAELLEEALVQLRTRRGTAGS
- the pgl gene encoding 6-phosphogluconolactonase — encoded protein: MSNERRAIVHSTKPELAKAVAKRFLSKVPHIISEFDEATVVLTGGTMGQAVLEAINGSPKRDAVDWSRVNFWWGDERWLPAGDAERNDVQAREALLDHVAVDPARVHPFASSDAGVSLDDAAESYTQELLSHAARSGKYPNFDIVFLGVGPDGHIASLFPEREGIRETERTVIAVRNSPKPPIERLSLTLPVLNSSVRIWAVVAGSDKASALGLTLAGASYNEVPAAGLEGRRKTLFFVDSDAAAQVPDSLIDPGEFWTSADSTDEH